tccaagattgctataaccgggcaccatcctcggatcattagtgacgatgtcgctagacaccttgagcggggggcacgattggtccgcttgttcgccgagctgggcaatttgtttcccagctcattgttctgctaacctttgatcactgatagtacttcccgaccgctttgCTTCGAGAAATGACTtttcaataatgcggtcatagttggctttcggcggagactttggtggtttcttcagggcagccagagtgcacttcgctttcaccggatctatcttctcctccgaaggtggatgtttctttgctttcaccccttcaaagaagttcgtcacttcggctcgcacgatattcgcgttttcctccacggtcctctcgtatggtaacttcggcggagtcttcagagaaggaccatatctatattgcctcccgcctctggctgtactgctagacgccggagcagacggagcggctgcggctatcttctttcgtgcttgcttacgaggcggaggagaaggactacgacgcgccggagcagccggggcggcggtgggtctcttccgcccttgctggcaaggcggagaaggaggaggttggctgctcgggcgcgccggcgcaggcggagaaggaggcagagtgccgccacacgccggagaaggaggctgagtgccctgatcacttgtcggaggaggaggtggagtgccctgactcaccggaggaggaggaggaggccgaggcgtccagttcggaaggttgatgagctccttctgccataggcatggaatcttcagacaagaacccagtcgagtctccccgtcacccgtagggtggtcaagctcgaggtcctcaaatccttctgcGATTTCATccccatcaccctagcatatccttttggaattgGCCGGCAGTGAAAATTTGCGCCAGGTTCatgaggtgcaacagagccaacagccgccttgactttcaaattcatccactgcgtcataaggtggcaatgctgagactccgtgatagcatccacggggtagctagtaggagccatgaagacaggctcctgaagcagctccgtggaagccacgctgcttctccgctgagatggcggggtagcttcgggtgtagcttcggcaggtcgcgtgctgcgaactgtgtctcgttcctctagcgcttgtacccttgcgtgcagcgcctgtagttgggtcaactcctttttcttcttcctctcccggcgtttgtaaccgcctacgtcgggaaatccagccttccacgaaagggagcctggcgtacctcgtgtccgtccggggtgctcaggattcccgagggcctctgtgagctcgtcgttctctctgtccggaacgaacgtcccttgctgcgctttttcgatatactcctgaagcttctcgatgggtgtgttcagctgctcgttggtccaaacgcacttccctgttacagggtccaattttcccccaaccccgaagaaccaagtcctacaacggtctggccagtgtcgcgtctctggttcgatccctttatcaatgaggtcattctcagccttgtcccacaacgaccgggcttttaggtagccacctgaccccatgcgatggtgatgcttcttctttgcagcatttttcttgtttgtcactgacatcttcactgctctctcagatttctttttggtgacaaatgcgggccactgatctttgatcttctcaaatcggccggtgaattctggagtcttgtcttggtcgacaaacgatgatttcagctcattcttccacctcctaaatagctcagccatcttcttaagagcataagccttgatcattggctttttaactggattctctggatcctcctctggcgggaaggtgaaattttcctgcagcgcggtccaaagatcagctttctgcctatcgctgacataagacacctgagagccttgtccttaggcttcaaccattgctcgatgctgatcgggatcatgtccttaactagaaccccgcactgagcattaaatttttgcttggtccggaggggttcaatcggttggccagcacgatcaatttcgatgatcgtgtacctttcatccacgcgcaactttctcttcgggcctcgtctcgttaccgaagtgttgctcgatccggagggctagaaaataagaaaaagaagagagttaatatgtgtacataccaaaaacaattaatgcatcaattagctatagtcagcacatgcttaattaattaatatatatacctggccggactccgttcggtcaccggagccgtcatcatggtgtccttcctcctccattcggtcaccggagccgtcatcacggtgtccttcctcctccattgtttgatcctCGTCGTAGCCTGCTCCTTCATCctgtctttccagaccatcggtgcatgtgtcgttgagaaacgacaagacggcatcacttccgtgtgcgattatctcccccaacaccgcttcttttgcttcgtctcgggggtgcggatccatagtttctgcaaatatttacaacatgccaactattattcaaacatgacagatggatatattagtggcaaacatagaactagctagctaagcacaataagcaatcatattagtggcctggcctcgacgcttctctagggtttggggtggcctcggcaacgcttcaagggtttggggtagcctcaacaacgcttcaagggttcggggtggcctagacgacaacgctcttttaacttggtaaatatgggtggcctcaagagagtttgccgatcgggtaggggcgcggcgggagggggtaggagaccgacatcgttttttctagggtttgggtgtcctcgagagttttggtcgagcgagagggccggggggtgctcccgacGTCCACCCTCACTTTAACAAAGAACTACCTTAAAAAAGACTTGCTTCGCCGCGGGTGCTCGATCGGTGCGACGTGGACTCGGTGGaaacactttatgaaaatgcggtggtggccgggccgggcggttttcttttccttcttcattgtttcctttgtttttcttatatatttgttttcgttttcattctacattttcgtacatatgaaaaaaaaataaagtttctatacaaaagtgcacaatttttatgaacaaattacaacatctaaattaactatacatctaaataaatataactaaacatctgaaattttcctaatcttaaaactaaaataatataactacacatccatccatacatacatacacatacatatacatctacattatatatgaacaaaaaaatactaattttatgaacataaaaaggtctatgaacaaaaaaaacatcacatcaatattttcatccatccatatatacatacatacatcNNNNNNNNNNNNNNNNNNNNNNNNNNNNNNNNNNNNNNNNNNNNNNNNNNNNNNNNNNNNNNNNNNNNNNNNNNNNNNNNNNNNNNNNNNNNNNNNNNNNNNNNNNNNNNNNNNNNNNNNNNNNNNNNNNNNNNNNNNNNNNNNNNNNNNNNNNNNNNNNNNNNNNNNNNNNNNNNNNNNNNNNNNNNNNNNNNNNNNNNNNNNNNNNNNNNNNNNNNNNNNNNNNNNNNNNNNNNNNNNNNNNNNNNNNNNNNNNNNNNNNNNNNNNNNNNNNNNNNNNNNNNNNNNNNNNNNNNNNNNNNNNNNNNNNNNNNNNNNNNNNNNNNNNNNNNNNNNNNNNNNNNNNNNNNNNNNNNNNNNNNNNNNNNNNNNNNNNNNNNNNNNNNNNNNNNNNNNNNNNNNNNNNNNNNNNNNNNNNNNNNNNNNNNNNNNNNNNNNNNNNNNNNNNNNNNNNNNNNNNNNNNNNNNNNNNNNNNNNNNNNNNNNNNNNNNNNNNNNNNNNNNNNNNNNNNNNNNNNNNNNNNNNNNNNNNNNNNNNNNNNNNNNNNNNNNNNNNNNNNNNNNNNNNNNNNNNNNNNNNNNNNNNNNNNNNNNNNNNNNNNNNNNNNNNNNNNNNNNNNNNaaaggccttgtgctgccccgcatcaaaagtttagtaccaccttgctagctgagagagctcgagagtggtttataagcgctgctgcgcccacccctcgagctcctctcaattgcaggctttcgggcctaaccgtacgctgtgtgcctgtgggcctactgggcctcctgcgggcctgaatcctggcccatgtttgggtttctagtcgtattcaggctgtgtgggcccagtaggtggcactttttttgtttttttctttgttgctttatttattttattttgtttctacttacaacaaaatacttattgttgctatttttatttattttattaaagtttatttttaattatttttcttttaggtcataaaaattataaactttctgttactgccattagtttccaaatttgaaaagttaaaatttgaattctttgaaatttgtgtgaattactagtttgtgattaactttactataaaaatagattttggagtgattctttttcctgctatttaatattactgtgttttatgattctattcaaaaacagattttgttattttgttacaaagggatttcatttttgaacttatttgaactccatagtttttccgtgttcaaaatgcgccattcaaagccacatcatcaattttcaaccctttttgacttcatttgttatttttcgtgcatttactgatttttttgagctataagaccctgaaattgaaaagcatttcaaatgaactttgaaaaggttgaaagttggcatggtatcatcatttcacccacatagcatgtgcaagaaagtagagaggcttaaggcaaaaaatggatgcacttcgtgtacaaaacggacaatctctttcgaagtatcaaggtttcatacggaaactcgtctgttacaaagggatttcatttttttaacttatttgaactccatagtttttctgtgttcaaaatgcaccattcaaagtcacatcatcaattttcaaccctttctgacttcatttgttattgttcatgcatttactgactttttccagctataagaccctgaaattgaaaagcactacaaatgaactctgaaaaggttgaaagttggcatggtatcatcatttcacccacataacatgtgcaagaaagtagagaggcttacggcaaaaactggatgcacttcgtgtacaaaacgtacaatctctttcgaagtatcagggtttcatacggaaactcgtctgttacaaagggatttcatttttttgaactccatactttttctgtgttcaaaattcaccattcaaagccacatcatcaattttcaaccctttctgacttcatttgttatttttcatgcatttattgattgttttcagctataagaccctggaattgaaaagcactacaaatgaactgtgaaaaggttgaaagttggcatggtatcatcatttcacccacatagcatgtgcaagaaagtagagaggcttacggcaaaaacttgatgcaNNNNNNNNNNTATTAAAgcttctaacaaaaaaagttctttatgaaaattctttttgcttttaatgattttgaacggaaaatactttgataattttagtttcttaaattttatttatgttattaaagtttattttattttattttgtttctacttatatattttattaaagtttattttattttgtttcaaattacttatttattttattttatgataattctttttgctattaaagtttgtaacaaaaaagttaTTTATGAACTCTGAAACAAAGGGATTTcagacggaaactcgtctcttacaaagggatttcatttgtgttatcagggtttcatacggaaactcgtctgttacaaagggatttcatttttttgaacttatttgaactccatagtttttctgtgttcaaaatgcaccattcaaagccacatcatcaattttcaaccctttctgacttcatttgttatttttcatgcatttactgattattttgagctataagaccatgaaattgaaaagcatttgaaatgaactctgaaaaggttgaaagttggcatggtatcatcatttcacccacatagcatgtgcaagaaagtagagagggttacgacaaaaactggatgcactttgtgtacaaaacggacaatctctttcgaagtatcagggtttcatacggaaactcgtctgttacaaagggattccatttttttgaacttatttgaactccatagtttttctgtgttcaaaatgcaccatataAAGCCACNNNNNNNNNNaagggatttcattttttttgaacttatttgaactccatagtttttctgtgttcaaaatgcaccatttaaagccacatcatcaattttcaatcctttctgacttcatttgttatttttcatgcatttactgatttttttgagctataagaccctgaaattgaaaagcatttcaaatgaactctgaaaaggttgaaagttggcatggtatcatcatttcacccacatagcatgtgcaagaaagtagagaggcttacggcaaaaactggatgcacttcgtgtacaaaacggacaatctctttcgaagtatcagggtttcatacggaaactcgtctgttacaaagggatttcatttctttgaacttatttgaactccatagtttttatgtgttcaaaatgcaccattcaaagccacatcatcaattttcaaccctttctgacttcatttgttatttttcatgcatttactgattttttttcagttataagaccctgaaattgaaaagcactacaaatgaacatggatagataagtgaccaaattaatagtagttcatcatcacattaaaaccaaagtacatacatagttcaaattgaacaaaatatagctctccagagcatctagttaaaccatacattgaaattatgtaaaacctttcaatgcaacaacaaatgcaatcataatcacaactaaggtaacaattgatccaacggcataatgataccaagcctcggtatgaatggcatattttctaatctttctaatcttcaaccgcattgcatccatcttgatcttgtgatcatcgacgacatccgcaacatgcaactcaaatatcatcttctcctcctcaatttttatttattttttccttcaagtaattgttttcttcttcaactaaatttaacctctcgataatagggtcagttggaatttctggttcaaccacctcctacataaataaaatctgtgtcacgttggtcggcataattgtcataaacaataaatgaaccaaatagttataaaaagataatatataccacatccgaatcatagacaggacgagggacgacgggggcggataccagaaccatcacactatataataacaaggaataataaaagtaagaaaattagacaagtatctatctcaagtaagaattttttttctttcagaaagaagataagaacaagaggctcaccacggtggtgccggcgacgagcggcgcgggcgatcgacggcggtgaagacggggacgggatgtgacggaccgctaaacctagaaaaatctcggggaaaatggagctcggaggtcgagtttcgagagaagaaatattaactagtgtggctcggacatttcatcgaacacctcatgtgcataggaggtgagctagagcacccaaatgcccttcccTCGTCGGCCaacaaaaaacagagcagtgtggagtgctctgctcaccgacgatgggctatatataggcaactcatttgtcccggttcgtggctggaaccgggactaatggatgtgggccaggagcgaggcccattggtcccggttcgtgcctagaaccgggacaaatgggtccagacgaaccgggaccaaagcccacgaggccccggccggccacctgggctcacgaaccgggacgaatgcccccattggtcccggttcgtataagaaccgggactaatgggctggccaggtccgaacgaaagcccctttctCTACTAGTGATACCACATGCTCTCTTTTCTCATTTAATTATATGCCACATCATTCAAAAAGTCTAGATGGCATGCATGATACCATTTATGATACTCCTATTACGACCAGCCTGTCTTCAACCTGCTGAACCGAGCCAAAATCAATGCAAGCAAACAcgttgtaagagcatctccaacagccgcgccaaaAGACGCGCGCGCGGGGTAAATTGGCTTTTTAGCGCGCGCGGGAcgttttcgcgcgctccagcggtggcgggaaaCTAGCGCGCGCGGGAAAAGATTGCGTGCGCGGGAAAAGGCGGCCGCTCGCGCGCTACATTTGGCGCGCCGCGTCCGGCACGCCTATAAATTGCAGCGCCTCTGCCGCTCTCTCCATATCCATCGCTCTCTGCCGCGCTCTGCCGCcgacgcgccaccatgccgcctcgccgccggggaggtacgggctaccgcggcgtccgcgtgcTTCTGTGCGGCACCTACTGCACAGAGATTCGGTCGGGCGGCGGCATGCGGCTCCATCTCGGAACCTTCGACACCGCCCAGGAGGGCGCCCACGCGTACGACGCTGCGGCGTGGCGCTTCCTGCGGTCCCGTCAGGACACGAACTTCGCCGACGTAGCGACACGGGAGCGCGCACAGGAGTTGGCGTCTTTCCCACGGCTTCTCACTGAAGAGGATCATCGCAAGCACCGGAGGCGGCAGCATCGTCTCAGGCTGGCCGAGATGGACAagcaagccatggcgctgtggagcCATTGCTTCCCGCACGACATCATCAACGAGGAACAGTTCTTCgccgagaggagggcggagagagcgaagaggagggaggagcgagccgcctatcgcgaggacaagcgaacGCGGAAGGCGGTCGCTAAATACAACCAAGCGCTAGGAGATGCGTCCTCCTGGAACTCCGGCGACGAGCGGTTCCTTGACGCCTACGCTCCGACGTCGGAGAAGGACATCACTGAGACAGAGTCCGAGTTGGACGAGTAGTAGTAGGAGAACTATCTACGAAATCAAATATGTATCGAATCGTAGTAGAAAAAACTGAAATATAGCGCGCCTGCTGGAGCGGCGTGGGCGCGCTTTAATTTGTggcggccgctggagccagcgcaccGCCGCGCGCAAAAGCTGCCTAACCCGGCGCTGTATCGTGATTTTTAGCGCGCGGCGCGTAGATGCTCTAAAGCGGCTATTCGGCTTTAAAGAAAAAACCGTAGCGCGTGGAGGCCGCCTCACCATCTCTCCCGCAAATTCCCCGCCGAGACAAGACAAAGACACGACGAGCTGGACCATCAGCCAGGCAAGGCAACCACCACCCACCTCCTCCACTCGGCGCAACCAACACCAACCCGAGCAATGGAGCTCCGCACCCTCGGCGGCACGGGCCTCCGCGTTAGCCCCGTCGGCTTCGGCGCCTCCCCGCTCGGCAACGTCTTCGGCGACGTCCCCCGCGACGTCGCCCGCGCCACCGTCCGCCGCGCCCTCGACCTCGGCATCAACTTCTTCGACACATCCCCGTAACGCCCGGCCCCGCCCCGCTCCGCCACTTCCCCTTCCTTCGCACCCGCCTCCCGCGGGCCTGAGCCGCTCGCCGCTGTTCTTCGCAGGTACTACGGCGGCACGGTGTCGGAGTCGGTGCTCGGGGACTGCCTCCGCTTCTCGGGCGTCCCGCGCGACAGCTTCGTGGTCGCCACCAAGTGCGGCCGCTACAAGGAGGGCTTCGACTTCAGCGCCACCCGTGTCACGCGCAGCATCGACGAGAGCCTCGCGCGCCTCGGGCTCGACTACGTGGACATCCTTCACTGCCACGACATCGAGTTCACCAGCCTAGACCAGGTCGGTCTCGCCGCCCACCAACTGTTCGACGAATTTCCTCTACCACGTCTAACCCATGATTGATTCTGTAACACTGGGATTGCTGTTTGGATGTTTGCAGATCGTGAACGAGACGATTCCTGCGCTGCAAAAGATCAAGGAGAGTGGGAAGGCGCGGTTCATTGGAATTACTGGATTGCCGTTGAGCATCTTCACCTACGTGCTTGACCGGGTGCCTCCCGGCTCAGTAGATTTGGTTCTGTCCTACTGCCACTACGGAATCAATGATACCGCGCTGGTGGATTTGCTACCGTACTTGAAGAGCAAAGGTGTTGGGGTGATCAGTGCTTCGCCCCTTGCTATGGGGCTTCTCACGGATAACGGGCCACCTGAGTGGCACCCTGCACCAGAAGAACTCAAGGTATTGCTGTAATACGATTTGTGTTCGTTTTCATCTGACTATTTGCAGGACAAGCTATTTCTTCACAAATCACCTATTGTAGGTAGAATAACAAGATATAAGATACTGGCACCATCCTATTTTTAGAAGAAAACAACTAGCGCTTAACACATTATGGCATGCTGCCGCTGCGACGTCATCCTGGGCCTGTTTCACAAGTGCTACCGCATGGCTCAGAGCCGAGCCCTTGGAAGGAATCTGACGGCCCCGAGCGCGTCGCTTCGTAGACACCGATACGAACGTTCGTTCTGGATATTTCCCCTTTTTTCAATGCCCCAAAAAGGCGCAAAAGATATACTTGTATTGCCAAAATATGCAACCTGACACAGATAATGGAGCTTGAGGGTCGGCGGATCGCCGGCGAGGTGGCGCCGTCACCCTGGCGGCACCGGCAAGAAACTTCTCGGACACCCTACTCTGACTTGATTTGCTACTAGTAACTAGGACCGTTCAAACAGTCAGTCGGCCAATGCGTACTTCTTTCCTAGTTGAGTGGATCTGCATAGCAGAGCCCAATATTCTACCACAAGCTCTGACCTGAGTTGTGGGCGGTAGGCCGGTAGCAGGGGTATCGAAGATCAGGGATTAGGGAAACCATACTTTATTGATTATTGCTTGTATTCTCTAGTATACTTGAGATCCTTTATATGGTCCTGTAGGCTAAGCCGACTCTGTCTTTGCTGGACTCCTACACGTAGTGGTACCTAACAGGATTAAGCCCAGCACTTTGCTTTCGCTAATTGACtttgaaagctgaataaaactccTGCTCCTACTATTCCTCATGTAACAAATAAAGCAATGCTGGTTTGTAGGGGGTGTTGAGATGGAAAGTGAGGGGCAGTTAAGAAAGATTAGTAGATTTTGTATGGAAAATGAGGGGCAGTTAAGAAAGATTAGTAGATTTTGTATGAAATTGGACCAAAACATTCTGGACTACACTCTCAGTTATCACAATTTGGGTGCCCATTTCTGTTTTTTGTAGTTCTAAAATATCAATTCAAGTATTTTGGTTTTGACAGTTCTTTGAAAACAATGGAATGTTAATAAGTAATTCCACCTTAAAATTTTATTACTTCAAAATTACATTGAATAAACTGTTTACATCATCATTGTGTCCACATGGATGTGGGTGTACGTAACTCAAAGGTGTACTTTCTGACACTAGAACATGTTTTAAGGATTTTATTTGCGATAGGTTTAAAGTTGATAGCAACTGAAAACAACATTTTTATGCCAGAATCCTTATCCGAAACTGATGAGTGGTGACCGTGGAGTTATGTACATGGGTTGCATAGTGACGCATTTGGTAGGTTGCATCGTTTTTGGGTTATTTGCATCTGTGGCCCCTGGCCCGACTCAGCCAGGCTGAGTGAAAACaggcaaaaacaaaaacaaaaaaacatgttcTGCACATAGTTTGCTTGCCTGCAACCCCTCCAGCCTGGCTAAGCAGAAATGCACACATGGTGTTTGGTTGCAGGCCTGTTCTAGGCAGATGCAAAGTGTTGTTGTTTGGTTAAATGCAAGACATTTGGTCTGTTAACTTCTTGTTGGAGTGGTGAGTTTAGCAGCACACACACAGGCACATCATAGGCAACTAATAACAGGCATACCGTAAACCTGAGTCTTACTCACAGGCAGTTAAACTGACAAACAGTTGCGGCAAACTCTTAAACTAAACATCCAACGCAAAAGTCTTAAACTGGTGCAGAGATAACACCCTAACATCCATGGCAAATGCCTCCTCGTGCCTCTTGCACTTGGTCACCACCTCAATGCCGTCGTCGTTGAAGACAATCACCTTCAAGGTGTCGGGAGTCGCCAGCTTGAAGGTGACGAGGTACCTGATCTTGATCTGGTGAGCAACGGCGAAGGGGACCCAATCCTTATCAAGGGTGAGCCTGCTGTTGATCGTCCGGACCATGACTCTCCAGGTGCAACTGGTGTTTGTGGAGGTCtgggcaaaaaagaaaacaaattggTTCCATCGCAAAAAGTTGAAACGCATATGAAACACACATCAATGTTTGTTggcaaaaaattcagatttttctgtttttttttcggaTTTTATTGTAGCAAAGGGTGCATGTGAGCTTGTGCTCACAAGAGCGTGTTCGCTAAAAACAAACATTTTTATGCTAAAATCCTTATCCGAAAGTAATGAGTGGTGACCATGGAGTTACAGGTTGCATAGGTGAATTGATAGTGGTCGACTTGATTCTTTCTGCCAGTCATAGAAACTAAATTTAT
This window of the Triticum aestivum cultivar Chinese Spring chromosome 5D, IWGSC CS RefSeq v2.1, whole genome shotgun sequence genome carries:
- the LOC123119474 gene encoding L-galactose dehydrogenase; protein product: MELRTLGGTGLRVSPVGFGASPLGNVFGDVPRDVARATVRRALDLGINFFDTSPYYGGTVSESVLGDCLRFSGVPRDSFVVATKCGRYKEGFDFSATRVTRSIDESLARLGLDYVDILHCHDIEFTSLDQIVNETIPALQKIKESGKARFIGITGLPLSIFTYVLDRVPPGSVDLVLSYCHYGINDTALVDLLPYLKSKGVGVISASPLAMGLLTDNGPPEWHPAPEELKLACRTAADHCRKKGKHITKLAMKYSLMNNEISTVLVGMNSPEQVEENVAAAVELSTSGIDEELLHEVEAILEPVKNLTWPSGIQQA